In the genome of Candidatus Nealsonbacteria bacterium, the window AACCAAATATCCAATGATGGGGCGTGTCCATATAACCAAAAATTATATGACCCATTCTTCCAGTGGCGTATCCAATGAAAATTATTAAAATGTAAAATAAAATTTTAAAAAAATGCATTATATAAAATTATGGCTCCCAGAATTCTCCGTGTCTTAAAATTTTGCCAACTCCTATTTTTCCATCAAAAATAATAATTTCTATTCCAGCTTCTCGCAACATTGCAAAAGCAAAATCTATATTCTCCTGCCAATTATAAGACCTATCAAGAGCTTGTTTGTGAGTCACCAATCTTTTTATGCCTGATTGAATTATGGCTTTGGCGCAATCTGTACATGCAGCCCAGCAGCAAACCATAGTCAGTCCTTCTGTTTTTATTCCATTTTTTGCAGCACGATATATTAGGTTTCGTTCCGCGCACACGCCAATCTTAGAACGCAAAGGTTTAATTTTTCTTTCTTCGGTTTCCTTTATCCCGTCAGGAAAAGTATTTACTGCCGAGAGAACAATCTTGCCTTTATCATCAACTAAAATAGCTCCGTTCTGAGTAGAAGGCCAGATGCTTTTTTGAGCTTCAAGATATGCAATTTTAAGCAATTTTTGCCAATCCATATTTTTTCTCATTTTACCACTTCGAACAACTCAACGTAAATAAAAAGAGGTTTAAGTTTAGCCTCTATTTTACAAGAAAAATTTTACAATAAAC includes:
- a CDS encoding deaminase encodes the protein MRKNMDWQKLLKIAYLEAQKSIWPSTQNGAILVDDKGKIVLSAVNTFPDGIKETEERKIKPLRSKIGVCAERNLIYRAAKNGIKTEGLTMVCCWAACTDCAKAIIQSGIKRLVTHKQALDRSYNWQENIDFAFAMLREAGIEIIIFDGKIGVGKILRHGEFWEP